The following coding sequences lie in one Labrus bergylta chromosome 13, fLabBer1.1, whole genome shotgun sequence genomic window:
- the LOC109982637 gene encoding probable G-protein coupled receptor 82, which translates to MIVRAPVSDQMALTFNSSPPDNTSSSFVLSLCPTATTLFILPSTYTLLFLTALPGNALSLWVFQRCITSISPTHVYLSHLSVSNLMSSLTMPFLAAYYARGSAWPLSSALCQLVLHVITPNYLINMYISLIILTLVALNRFASLIKHTHASRPSTCTTLLPNRFFTCLTRTAFAHRVCVAMWVVAVGGIVPVTVYYSVKETTADAEKGVGSGGEGVCYSPAVELGGALSAVLNAPLILLFFVFYLLVLLCYMTVLRHIRRSRRSTNIPTSHSQLGRVLRNIVVIQVVLSVCLLPYHIFKPVFIYLAHDQPMLTFSTRPDTCHPLSTIVELKSFLIFLAELRGATDPLMYFLLDKMFRSQTLRLFRCNKPDSGSRHVHCSITGSVSQNT; encoded by the exons ATGATCGTCAGAGCTCCTGTCAGTG ATCAGATGGCTCTCACATTTAACTCTTCTCCACCTGATaacacttcctcctcctttgtcctctccctctgcccCACTGCCACTACGCTCTTCATCCTCCCCTCCACCTacacactcctcttcctcaccgcTCTCCCGGgaaatgctctctctctctgggtgttCCAGCGGTGCATCACCTCCATCTCCCCCACCCACGTTTATCTGTCCCACCTGAGCGTCTCCAACCTCATGTCCTCCCTCACCATGCCCTTCCTCGCGGCGTACTACGCCCGGGGCTCCGCCTGGCCTCTGAGCAGTGCCCTGTGTCAGCTCGTCCTGCACGTCATCACGCCAAACTACTTAATCAACATGTACATCAGCCTCATCATCCTCACTTTGGTCGCCCTCAACCGCTTCGCCTCGCTCATCAAGCACACACATGCCTCCCGACCGAGCACCTGCACCACCCTGCTGCCTAACCGATTCTTCACCTGCCTCACTAGGACCGCCTTCGCCCACCGGGTGTGTGTGGCCATGTGGGTAGTGGCGGTCGGGGGCATTGTTCCGGTGACAGTTTACTACTCTGTGAAGGAGACTACAGCCGACGCAGAGAAAGGAGTAGGaagtggaggagagggagtttGTTACAGCCCGGCGGTAGAGCTCGGGGGcgctctctctgctgtcttaaATGCCCCTCTGATCCTCCTGTTCTTTGTGTTCTACCTGCTGGTCCTGCTGTGCTACATGACGGTGCTGAGACACATCAGACGCTCCCGACGCAGCACCAACATCCCCACCTCCCACAGCCAGCTGGGACGGGTGCTCCGAAACATTGTGGTCATCCAG GTGGTTCTTTCAGTTTGCCTGCTGCCGTATCACATCTTCAAACCTGTCTTCATCTACCTGGCTCATGATCAACCTATGCTGACATTTTCAACTCGACCCGACACCTGCCATCCACTCTCCACCATCGTCGAG CTGAAGAGCTTCTTGATATTTCTGGCTGAACTGAGAGGAGCCACTGACCCGCTGAtgtacttcctgttggacaaaATGTTCCGAAGCCAAACCCTGAGACTTTTCAGGTGCAACAAGCCCGACTCTGGGAGCAGACACGTGCACTGTTCAATTACGGGGAGTGTCAGTCAGAACACTTGA